One Fuerstiella marisgermanici DNA window includes the following coding sequences:
- a CDS encoding ribose-phosphate diphosphokinase: MTQGNSAADSRQGPRLQPFQPPQGDLAILAGSGNPVFAQKIANGLGVRLTPCQAQIFSEGNVFVRILENVRGRDTFIVQGVHQPVNDNFVELLFWIDALKRASAQQITAVIPYFSYAKGDKKDEPRVSIRARVCADAIEAAGADRVLTMDLHSPQIQGFFSVPVDHLYARAVICEHIKSLGIDNLVICSPDAGFAKSAAAFANLLGVPVVIGNKTRPDHSEQAEILEVIGQVAGRNVLMVDDFTITGGSLCSMAEVLKQRGAEDIYAAVSHGVLSKGAADRIQNSVIRKMFMTDTIEAPIEPLCEKMDIISVAPLFAQAIRSIHDRTSVSMLFPDDKQT, translated from the coding sequence ATGACTCAGGGAAATTCCGCCGCCGACAGCCGCCAAGGGCCGCGACTTCAGCCGTTTCAACCGCCGCAGGGCGATTTGGCCATTTTGGCTGGTTCCGGCAACCCGGTGTTTGCTCAGAAAATCGCCAACGGCCTCGGCGTACGACTCACCCCCTGCCAGGCTCAGATTTTCAGCGAAGGCAACGTCTTCGTCCGAATTCTGGAAAACGTCCGCGGTCGCGACACGTTTATCGTGCAAGGCGTCCACCAGCCCGTCAACGATAACTTTGTTGAGCTGTTATTCTGGATTGACGCTCTCAAACGCGCGAGTGCCCAACAAATTACGGCCGTCATTCCGTACTTCAGCTACGCGAAGGGTGACAAGAAGGACGAACCCCGCGTGTCGATTCGAGCTCGCGTGTGTGCGGACGCGATCGAAGCCGCCGGAGCCGACCGAGTCCTCACGATGGACCTGCACAGCCCCCAGATCCAGGGCTTCTTCAGCGTGCCCGTCGACCATCTTTACGCTCGCGCGGTGATCTGCGAACACATCAAGTCGCTGGGCATAGACAACCTGGTCATCTGTAGCCCGGACGCCGGATTCGCCAAATCAGCGGCGGCCTTCGCCAATCTTCTTGGCGTGCCGGTCGTCATCGGAAACAAGACTCGCCCTGATCATTCCGAACAGGCCGAAATCCTTGAGGTGATTGGACAGGTCGCGGGCAGAAACGTGCTAATGGTGGACGACTTCACCATCACTGGCGGTTCACTTTGCAGCATGGCCGAAGTCCTAAAGCAACGCGGTGCCGAAGACATCTACGCCGCCGTATCGCATGGCGTCCTGTCGAAGGGTGCAGCCGATCGAATTCAAAACAGCGTGATCCGCAAAATGTTTATGACGGACACCATCGAAGCACCCATCGAACCGCTATGCGAAAAGATGGACATCATCTCCGTCGCGCCGCTGTTCGCTCAGGCCATCCGCAGCATCCACGACCGCACAAGCGTGAGCATGCTGTTTCCGGACGACAAGCAAACGTAA
- a CDS encoding dihydrodipicolinate synthase family protein has protein sequence MSNKSESNTRETLMRGQCIPANPLALDASGKLDERHQRAITRYYLAAGVGGVAVGVHTTQFAIRDPKVDLLKPVLTLAAEEVAASGRDVLQVGGICGATKQATAEAALLTDLGYHAGLLSLAALPDASEDELIEHAKAVGDTIPLIGFYLQPAVGGRLLSYEFWRRFVEIEAVVAIKVAAFNRYQTLDVMRAVADSGRDDIAMYTGNDDNIVGDLITPFRFGERTVSFVGGLLGHWAVWTKRAVELQQRCHQEAASADLLQLGVEVTDCNAAFFDADNSFHGCIAGLHEVLHRQGLMETTRCLDPDERLSPGQKEYIDRVYAAYPHLHDDAFVAEHRDEWLR, from the coding sequence ATGTCCAATAAGTCAGAGTCAAACACTCGTGAAACATTAATGCGCGGTCAGTGCATTCCCGCTAATCCTTTGGCGTTAGACGCCAGTGGCAAGCTGGACGAACGTCATCAGCGGGCAATCACGCGATACTACCTTGCGGCAGGCGTCGGCGGTGTCGCTGTCGGCGTGCATACGACGCAGTTTGCGATTCGTGATCCCAAGGTCGACCTGCTGAAACCCGTGCTAACACTGGCGGCGGAAGAAGTGGCTGCCAGCGGTCGCGACGTGCTGCAGGTCGGTGGGATTTGCGGCGCTACAAAGCAGGCCACAGCAGAAGCGGCATTGCTGACGGATCTCGGCTACCACGCGGGTTTGTTGAGTCTCGCGGCACTGCCGGATGCCAGCGAAGATGAATTGATCGAACATGCAAAAGCAGTTGGCGACACGATTCCGCTGATCGGCTTCTATCTGCAACCGGCCGTGGGAGGTCGCTTGTTGTCGTATGAGTTCTGGCGGCGTTTTGTAGAAATCGAAGCGGTGGTCGCCATCAAAGTGGCGGCGTTTAACCGTTACCAAACTCTGGATGTCATGCGAGCCGTCGCGGATTCCGGGCGAGACGACATTGCGATGTACACCGGCAACGACGACAACATCGTGGGCGACTTGATTACGCCGTTTCGGTTTGGTGAACGCACTGTCAGCTTTGTTGGCGGTTTACTCGGGCACTGGGCTGTGTGGACGAAGCGAGCTGTCGAATTGCAGCAACGTTGTCATCAGGAAGCCGCGTCGGCTGATCTGCTGCAGCTGGGTGTGGAAGTCACTGATTGCAATGCGGCCTTCTTCGATGCAGACAACAGTTTCCACGGCTGCATCGCCGGACTGCACGAAGTGTTGCATCGACAGGGCTTGATGGAGACGACTCGGTGTCTGGATCCTGACGAACGGCTTTCGCCAGGACAGAAGGAATACATCGATCGCGTCTATGCCGCTTATCCGCACTTACATGATGATGCGTTCGTGGCTGAGCATCGTGATGAGTGGCTTCGCTAA